In bacterium HR17, the following are encoded in one genomic region:
- the iolX_7 gene encoding scyllo-inositol 2-dehydrogenase (NAD(+)) — MRVAAIGYGAFGRFVLEALKELPEVRLYAVAGRSAERVRVFAEQMGIARWTTDWQTLVGDPQVDIVCVLTPPDTHAAIAIAAAQHGKHLFIEKPLALTLDDADAIIAVVQQKGVRAVVNHIMRYHPLYAWLRERIADSGMGAVRKAWFVNFASSEGIAPDHWFWDERKSGGVLVEHGVHFYHLFAWLLDDTIEPVTTFGHDPFEAWSVVRFPRHDAWGAFYHCFDKPGALERNCGGIAFERGYALFEGWLPLAVRIETVRDGTVRVEERRMPMSKERLYQQLIQSAFNDLLTAIRHPQHHVAADLHSARDAVRVALQATALRRDEKWKKSG, encoded by the coding sequence ATGCGAGTGGCTGCCATCGGTTACGGCGCCTTTGGCAGGTTTGTGCTGGAAGCATTGAAGGAGTTGCCCGAAGTGCGTCTCTACGCTGTCGCCGGACGCTCCGCTGAACGGGTGCGAGTGTTCGCGGAACAAATGGGCATCGCCCGCTGGACGACCGATTGGCAAACGCTCGTCGGCGACCCGCAAGTAGACATCGTTTGCGTGCTGACGCCACCAGATACACACGCTGCCATCGCCATCGCTGCCGCTCAACACGGCAAACACTTGTTCATTGAGAAGCCGTTGGCACTGACGCTGGACGATGCCGATGCCATCATCGCTGTCGTTCAGCAAAAGGGCGTTCGCGCCGTCGTTAACCATATCATGCGCTATCACCCGCTTTACGCTTGGCTTAGAGAGCGCATTGCCGATAGCGGGATGGGAGCGGTGCGCAAAGCGTGGTTCGTCAATTTTGCCAGCAGCGAAGGGATTGCGCCAGACCATTGGTTTTGGGACGAGCGCAAAAGCGGCGGCGTGCTGGTAGAGCACGGCGTTCACTTTTACCACCTGTTTGCGTGGCTGCTGGACGATACGATAGAACCCGTCACCACTTTCGGGCATGACCCGTTTGAGGCGTGGAGCGTCGTGCGGTTCCCCCGCCATGATGCATGGGGCGCGTTTTACCATTGCTTTGACAAGCCCGGCGCCTTAGAACGCAATTGCGGTGGCATCGCCTTTGAGCGCGGCTATGCCCTGTTTGAAGGCTGGTTGCCCCTTGCCGTGCGCATAGAGACGGTGCGCGATGGAACGGTTCGCGTTGAGGAACGGCGAATGCCGATGAGCAAAGAGCGTTTGTATCAGCAACTCATCCAAAGCGCCTTCAATGATTTGCTGACTGCCATCCGCCACCCGCAGCATCATGTCGCCGCTGATTTGCATTCTGCCCGCGACGCCGTGCGTGTCGCGTTGCAGGCAACTGCTTTACGGAGGGACGAGAAATGGAAAAAGTCGGGTTAG
- the apc4 gene encoding Acetophenone carboxylase delta subunit: MSLTAAERTIFADLFAAVAEEMGNALMRLSFSPNIKERRDFSCAVFDAQGRMVAQAAHIPVHLGSMPLAVRVALSAFREFAAGDVVILNDPFAGGTHLPDVTVIVPVFWRRRLWGFVASRAHYADIGGAKAGSLFAATSIFEEGVRIPPIKLWQGGKLNAAAMALLRANVRLPDQLQRDLEAQRVVGELGARRVNELLARYGARRFNEAVTDLLAYAERMMRSVIAQIPDGVYAFTDMLDDDGVSDEPVPICVRLTIAGERAVADFTGTAPQRVGSINCPLTVTLAAVRYCFLCLAPEGMPLNEGAFAPIEVVAPAGTVVNAVFPAAVAAGNVETSQRIVDVVMGALAQALPDRIPAASCGTMNNFAFGGYDPLRQRLFAYYETIGGGAGACPHKDGADAVHVHMTNTQNTPIEALEMELPVRVTRYELAMDKAGKGKHRGGAGIVREVQFLVPAQVSIISERRKYAPYGLQGGENGGLGENWLVRQDGTTQPLPGKVSLTVQAGERIRIVTPGGGGWGKPVSEKATG; encoded by the coding sequence ATGTCATTAACGGCAGCGGAGCGGACGATTTTCGCCGACCTGTTCGCAGCGGTCGCTGAGGAAATGGGCAATGCGTTGATGCGCCTATCGTTTTCGCCTAACATCAAGGAGCGGCGGGATTTTTCCTGCGCCGTCTTTGACGCGCAAGGGCGCATGGTCGCCCAAGCGGCGCACATCCCCGTCCATCTCGGTTCCATGCCGCTGGCGGTGCGGGTCGCTTTGAGCGCGTTCCGTGAATTTGCGGCAGGCGATGTCGTCATCCTTAATGACCCATTTGCGGGCGGGACTCATTTGCCCGATGTGACGGTCATCGTGCCTGTGTTTTGGCGGCGCCGCCTTTGGGGCTTCGTCGCCAGCCGCGCCCACTACGCCGACATCGGCGGGGCAAAAGCCGGTTCGCTCTTTGCGGCGACTTCTATCTTTGAGGAAGGCGTTCGCATTCCACCCATCAAACTGTGGCAAGGTGGCAAGTTAAACGCGGCAGCGATGGCGCTGCTGCGCGCCAATGTCCGTTTGCCTGACCAACTGCAGCGGGATCTGGAAGCACAAAGGGTCGTCGGCGAACTGGGCGCCCGACGGGTCAATGAACTGCTGGCGCGCTACGGTGCGCGACGGTTCAATGAAGCGGTCACCGATTTGCTGGCTTACGCCGAGCGCATGATGCGCTCGGTCATCGCTCAAATTCCCGACGGCGTTTACGCGTTCACCGATATGCTGGACGACGATGGCGTCAGCGACGAACCCGTTCCGATTTGCGTGCGGTTGACGATTGCAGGCGAACGCGCCGTCGCCGATTTCACCGGCACAGCGCCCCAGCGCGTTGGCAGCATCAATTGCCCGCTGACAGTAACTTTGGCGGCAGTGCGTTACTGCTTTTTGTGTTTGGCGCCCGAAGGGATGCCGCTGAACGAAGGGGCGTTTGCGCCGATTGAAGTCGTTGCGCCCGCAGGAACGGTCGTGAACGCCGTTTTTCCCGCAGCGGTCGCGGCAGGCAATGTGGAAACCTCGCAACGCATCGTGGATGTCGTCATGGGCGCGCTGGCGCAAGCGTTACCCGACCGCATACCTGCCGCCAGTTGCGGGACGATGAACAATTTCGCCTTCGGCGGTTACGACCCGCTGCGTCAACGCCTGTTCGCCTACTACGAGACAATCGGTGGCGGTGCGGGCGCATGCCCACATAAAGACGGCGCTGACGCCGTTCATGTCCACATGACCAACACACAAAACACGCCCATTGAAGCGCTGGAGATGGAATTGCCCGTGAGGGTCACGCGCTACGAACTGGCGATGGACAAAGCGGGTAAGGGCAAACATCGCGGCGGCGCTGGCATCGTGCGCGAGGTGCAGTTTCTCGTGCCTGCGCAAGTGTCCATCATCAGCGAACGACGCAAATACGCCCCTTACGGATTGCAAGGTGGCGAAAACGGCGGTCTCGGCGAAAATTGGCTCGTCCGACAGGACGGGACGACGCAACCGTTGCCGGGCAAAGTGTCACTGACGGTGCAAGCAGGCGAACGCATCCGTATCGTCACCCCCGGCGGGGGCGGTTGGGGCAAGCCCGTAAGCGAAAAGGCGACGGGGTGA
- the aspS gene encoding Aspartate--tRNA ligase, with translation MLKTHHCGTLRPQHIGETVTVCGWVNRIRDHGGVVFIDLRDRSGVVQCVFDPQDCPHEVVAAAREVGNEWVLKITGVVARRPLGTENPRLPTGDIEVRGRALEVLNPAKPLPFPVTADEMTVDEWVRLKHRYLDLRRKRMRDILELRHRFVKAVRDFMDENGFWEIETPLLWKHTPEGAREFLVPSRLHAGKFFVLPQSPQIAKQLLMVAGVERYFQIARCLRDEDPRADRQPEFTQIDIEMSFVTADDIYDLVERMLQYALEKAADIKVTIPFPRITYADAMERYGSDKPDLRFGMELADITDIVAQSAFRVFAETAAKGGQVKALRVPNMATASRKDIADLTEFAKRYGAKGLATFALGDGEIRSQVAKFLTDGELRAIFERCGAQTGDLVLVVADEPEVVAAVLGNLRLKLGRQLGLVPSDGQSAWRFVWVVDFPLLQWDADERRYTPSHHPFTSPYPDDLPLLQEGAAALSDPNYPVPKGHRDHPLGKVRAYAYDIVLNGYEIGGGSIRIHRREVQELVFRAIELPPEEARRKFGFLLDAFEFGAPPHGGIALGLDRIIALLAGCEATAPETGLPYLNIREVIAFPKTSTMQDPLTGAPTPVDEKVLAEQHIALRPEALEALQREPTTDDALAGQ, from the coding sequence ATGCTCAAGACCCACCACTGCGGGACATTGCGCCCACAGCATATCGGCGAAACGGTAACCGTGTGCGGGTGGGTGAATCGCATCCGCGATCACGGCGGCGTCGTGTTCATTGACCTGCGTGACCGCAGCGGCGTCGTCCAATGCGTGTTTGACCCGCAGGATTGCCCGCACGAAGTCGTGGCAGCGGCGCGGGAGGTCGGCAACGAATGGGTGCTGAAAATCACGGGCGTCGTTGCCCGTCGCCCGTTGGGCACAGAAAACCCGAGGCTGCCGACGGGTGACATTGAGGTGCGCGGGCGCGCGCTGGAAGTGCTCAACCCCGCCAAACCGCTGCCTTTTCCCGTCACCGCCGACGAGATGACTGTAGACGAATGGGTGCGGCTCAAACACCGCTACTTGGATTTGCGCCGCAAACGCATGCGGGACATCCTTGAGTTACGCCACCGCTTCGTCAAAGCCGTCCGCGACTTCATGGATGAAAATGGCTTTTGGGAGATTGAGACGCCGCTGCTGTGGAAGCACACACCCGAAGGCGCGCGAGAGTTTCTCGTCCCGTCGCGGTTGCACGCAGGTAAGTTTTTCGTCTTGCCCCAATCGCCCCAAATCGCCAAGCAATTGCTGATGGTCGCCGGCGTGGAGCGCTACTTCCAAATCGCCCGCTGCCTGCGCGATGAGGACCCGCGCGCCGACCGCCAACCCGAATTCACGCAGATTGACATTGAGATGAGTTTCGTCACCGCCGACGACATCTACGACTTGGTCGAGCGGATGCTGCAATATGCGCTGGAAAAAGCCGCAGACATCAAGGTCACCATCCCCTTTCCACGCATCACTTACGCCGACGCGATGGAGCGCTACGGCAGCGACAAACCCGACCTGCGGTTCGGCATGGAACTCGCAGACATCACCGACATCGTCGCGCAGAGCGCCTTCCGCGTGTTTGCCGAGACAGCGGCGAAAGGCGGGCAAGTGAAGGCGTTGCGCGTGCCCAACATGGCGACAGCGTCCCGCAAGGACATCGCCGACCTGACAGAGTTCGCTAAACGCTACGGGGCGAAAGGCTTGGCGACCTTCGCGCTGGGCGATGGCGAAATCCGTTCGCAAGTCGCCAAGTTCCTGACGGACGGTGAACTGCGGGCGATTTTTGAGCGCTGCGGGGCGCAAACGGGCGATTTAGTTTTGGTCGTCGCCGATGAACCGGAAGTCGTCGCGGCAGTGTTGGGCAACCTGCGGCTGAAGCTGGGGCGACAGTTGGGGTTAGTGCCAAGCGACGGGCAAAGCGCGTGGCGCTTCGTTTGGGTCGTGGATTTCCCGCTGCTGCAATGGGACGCCGACGAAAGGCGCTACACGCCGTCCCATCACCCCTTCACTTCACCGTACCCCGACGACCTGCCGTTGCTGCAAGAGGGCGCGGCTGCCTTGAGCGACCCGAATTACCCCGTGCCCAAAGGGCACCGTGATCACCCCCTTGGCAAGGTGCGCGCTTACGCTTACGACATCGTGCTCAACGGCTATGAAATCGGTGGCGGCAGCATCCGCATTCACCGGCGGGAAGTGCAAGAGTTGGTCTTCCGTGCCATTGAGTTGCCGCCTGAGGAAGCGCGACGCAAGTTCGGCTTCCTGTTAGACGCCTTTGAGTTTGGCGCACCGCCGCACGGTGGCATCGCGTTGGGCTTGGACCGCATCATCGCCTTGCTGGCAGGTTGCGAAGCGACTGCGCCCGAAACGGGCTTGCCTTACCTGAACATCCGTGAAGTCATCGCCTTCCCCAAGACGAGCACGATGCAAGACCCGCTAACGGGCGCTCCAACCCCTGTGGACGAAAAAGTGCTCGCCGAACAGCACATCGCTTTGCGTCCCGAAGCGCTGGAAGCGCTGCAGCGCGAGCCAACGACAGACGACGCATTGGCAGGACAGTGA
- the ytlP gene encoding RNA 2',3'-cyclic phosphodiesterase: MAVRSFIALALSDEVRTVLTELLVELSRTGAPVKWVEPENLHLTLKFLGEVPEGQITEIVAALGAVARATPAFTFTVRGVGGFPDLRRPRVLWVGVDAPRELLQLHRMVEAAMERLGFPPEKRAFHPHITLGRVKTFNGLAAVLTVLQRYAGAMFGVTVARQLTLFRSDLSREGPTYTPLAHLPFGG; the protein is encoded by the coding sequence ATGGCAGTGCGTAGTTTCATCGCGTTAGCGCTCAGCGACGAAGTGCGGACAGTGCTAACGGAGTTGCTGGTAGAATTGTCCCGCACAGGCGCCCCCGTTAAGTGGGTGGAGCCCGAAAACTTGCACTTAACGCTGAAGTTTCTGGGCGAAGTGCCCGAAGGGCAAATCACCGAGATCGTAGCAGCGCTAGGAGCGGTGGCGCGAGCAACGCCAGCGTTTACCTTCACGGTGCGAGGGGTTGGCGGTTTCCCCGATTTGCGGCGCCCCCGCGTCTTGTGGGTCGGCGTGGATGCGCCCCGCGAGTTGCTGCAGTTGCACCGCATGGTGGAAGCGGCGATGGAGCGGTTGGGCTTTCCGCCTGAAAAGCGAGCGTTTCATCCCCACATCACGCTCGGACGGGTCAAAACTTTCAACGGGCTGGCGGCGGTGCTGACCGTGCTACAGCGTTACGCCGGCGCCATGTTCGGCGTGACGGTGGCGCGCCAGTTGACGCTGTTTCGCAGCGACCTTTCCCGCGAAGGTCCGACTTACACGCCTTTAGCCCATTTACCCTTTGGTGGCTGA
- the yhdN_2 gene encoding General stress protein 69, protein MAGWTRRKWLSGVAGMALSGITVGQSTTVPKRPLGKTGVQVPVLAIGGGSAFMAMNEDEAGKFLWRALELGLTYWDTAHSYGNGASEIRMGRVLKTERAKVFLATKTAARSYDGAMRQVELSLKRLQTDHLDLIQMHDWRPNDDPVAISKKDGVLTALRKLREEKVVRFIGLTGHTTPDGMRKVLELYDDLDTVLMPINPAQPDFETTVIPTAQKKGVAVLAMKVTGRRSLLDKAPAPTLLRYAWSAPIAAAVVGMTGVDILETDTQLALHFVPMSESERTQLRQRLRAMRDHLPYLIAGYRDGQLA, encoded by the coding sequence ATGGCAGGATGGACGCGACGGAAATGGCTCAGCGGTGTCGCAGGCATGGCGCTGAGCGGGATCACCGTCGGGCAATCAACGACCGTCCCCAAACGCCCACTGGGCAAAACGGGTGTCCAAGTGCCCGTCTTGGCGATCGGGGGCGGCAGTGCCTTCATGGCGATGAACGAGGACGAAGCAGGCAAGTTTCTGTGGCGGGCGCTGGAACTCGGCTTGACTTACTGGGACACCGCCCACAGTTACGGCAACGGTGCCAGCGAAATCCGCATGGGACGCGTTCTGAAAACCGAGCGGGCAAAAGTCTTTCTGGCGACGAAGACAGCGGCGCGCAGTTACGACGGTGCCATGCGACAAGTGGAGTTGAGCCTGAAGCGGTTGCAGACCGACCACCTGGACCTGATTCAGATGCACGACTGGCGCCCCAACGATGACCCCGTCGCCATCAGCAAAAAGGACGGCGTGCTAACAGCGTTGCGCAAATTGCGCGAAGAAAAAGTCGTCCGCTTCATCGGCTTGACAGGGCACACGACGCCCGACGGAATGCGCAAGGTGTTGGAACTTTACGACGACTTGGACACCGTGTTAATGCCCATCAACCCCGCTCAGCCGGATTTTGAGACGACCGTCATACCCACCGCTCAAAAGAAAGGCGTGGCGGTGCTGGCGATGAAAGTGACAGGACGACGGAGTTTGCTGGACAAAGCCCCAGCGCCTACATTGTTGCGTTACGCGTGGAGTGCCCCGATCGCCGCCGCCGTCGTCGGCATGACGGGCGTAGACATTTTGGAGACTGACACGCAACTGGCATTGCATTTTGTGCCGATGAGCGAGAGCGAACGCACCCAATTGCGACAACGCCTACGCGCCATGCGCGATCATCTGCCCTATCTGATAGCCGGCTACCGCGACGGGCAATTGGCGTAG
- the pbuG gene encoding Guanine/hypoxanthine permease PbuG, protein MQSVADWLEKRFQLREYGTDIRTEVVAGITTFLTMCYIILVNPVILKAAGMDEGAVMVATCLVSAVPTILMAFLANYPVACAPGMGHNALFAFWVCSTAPGGLGLPWQAGLACVFLSGVLFVLLSGVGFREAIIDAIPESLKHAIAVGIGLFITLIGLEWGGLVVASEATLVTIAHQTLTSTPTLACLFGLLVTICLLALGVRAAILIGLLASGILGILTGVTKFQGVIALPPSLAPTAFQLSFAPLLALGAQSVLVVLILFLLDVFDTVGTLIGVSAQAGLLRNGKLPRAREALLSDAIGTTLAGLLGSSTVTAYIESATGVQAGGRTGLTALVVGILMLSGLFFSPLVAMLSVTVMFGKVAGHPLIAPALITVGAFMMTGVRHIPWDDLTEAFPAFLTIALIPFGFSIADGIGFGFITYALLKLVTRRAHEASWLLYLLAVFFLAMFLARTFMAG, encoded by the coding sequence ATGCAAAGTGTGGCGGATTGGCTGGAAAAGCGGTTCCAACTGCGCGAATACGGCACCGACATCCGCACCGAAGTCGTGGCGGGCATCACGACCTTCCTGACGATGTGCTACATCATCCTCGTCAACCCTGTCATCTTGAAAGCCGCAGGCATGGACGAAGGTGCGGTCATGGTCGCCACTTGCCTCGTGTCCGCTGTCCCGACCATCCTGATGGCGTTCCTTGCCAACTACCCTGTCGCTTGTGCGCCGGGCATGGGGCACAACGCTTTGTTCGCTTTTTGGGTTTGCAGCACTGCCCCTGGCGGTTTGGGGCTGCCTTGGCAGGCAGGCTTAGCGTGTGTGTTTCTCTCGGGCGTGCTCTTCGTCTTGCTATCGGGCGTGGGTTTTCGCGAGGCTATCATTGACGCCATCCCCGAATCGCTCAAACACGCCATCGCCGTCGGCATCGGGTTGTTCATCACGCTGATCGGCTTAGAGTGGGGCGGACTCGTCGTCGCCAGCGAGGCCACTTTGGTCACGATCGCCCACCAGACGCTGACGAGCACACCGACTTTAGCGTGCCTGTTCGGGCTGCTGGTGACAATTTGCCTTTTGGCGCTGGGTGTGCGTGCCGCCATTTTGATAGGCTTGTTGGCATCGGGCATCCTCGGCATCTTGACAGGCGTGACGAAGTTTCAAGGCGTCATCGCTCTGCCTCCGTCTCTTGCCCCGACGGCGTTCCAACTGAGTTTCGCACCTTTGCTGGCGTTGGGCGCGCAAAGCGTGCTTGTCGTGCTCATCTTGTTTTTGCTGGATGTGTTTGACACAGTGGGCACGCTTATCGGTGTCAGCGCGCAAGCGGGATTGCTGCGCAACGGCAAATTGCCTCGCGCCCGCGAAGCGTTGCTCAGCGATGCGATCGGCACGACTTTGGCAGGCTTGCTCGGTAGCTCCACCGTCACGGCTTACATTGAAAGCGCAACGGGCGTGCAAGCGGGTGGGCGGACCGGCTTGACGGCGTTGGTCGTCGGCATCCTGATGCTTTCGGGCTTGTTCTTTAGCCCGCTGGTAGCGATGCTGAGCGTGACAGTCATGTTCGGTAAAGTCGCAGGGCATCCGCTCATCGCCCCCGCGTTGATCACGGTCGGCGCTTTCATGATGACAGGTGTGCGCCACATCCCTTGGGACGATTTGACGGAAGCCTTCCCCGCCTTTTTGACCATCGCCCTCATTCCCTTCGGCTTCAGCATCGCTGATGGGATTGGCTTTGGTTTCATCACCTACGCTTTGCTTAAACTCGTCACGCGCCGCGCCCACGAAGCGTCATGGCTGCTTTATCTGTTAGCCGTCTTCTTTTTAGCGATGTTCCTTGCCCGCACCTTTATGGCAGGTTAG
- the waaA gene encoding 3-deoxy-D-manno-octulosonic acid transferase has product MTGCQCAVQWRWAYSAVSWLLCPAFIAYGWRRVRNGTRATAFYDWTGRYPLAWRTAKGRPRFWVHAVSVGEVVAASSVVVALRRRFPDAWVLLTTVTETGMATARQRVPAANAFAFLPFDLAPFPRWAMERVRPDALILVETELWGNLMHAAKTHGAHIVLVNGRLSDATFARAQTPLGKPVYRWLLSHLDLCLMRSDMDAERLRQLGVAHDRVQVIGDVKLDQPQVGLSEGQKAMLRSELGLFREHLLWVAGSTHAGEEDAVLRAYRRLSPHLPALRLLLAPRHVERVGSVMATVQAHGLTPLRRSLCNGKPLRANEVIVLDTVGELAQLYGLAAVAFVGGSLIPRGGHNLMEPLLHGVPVLFGPHVDNFRPHAELLRREGLGFGVRDAEELAQTAWKLLRSEALRQTIAWQAQQLLARHRGAAKRAADAIAQLLAGEGPNGRTKPIAPLRVER; this is encoded by the coding sequence GTGACAGGGTGTCAATGTGCCGTGCAATGGCGTTGGGCTTACAGTGCCGTCAGTTGGCTATTGTGCCCCGCTTTCATCGCTTACGGGTGGCGACGCGTCCGCAACGGAACGCGGGCGACGGCGTTTTACGATTGGACGGGGCGCTACCCGCTAGCGTGGCGCACGGCGAAGGGGCGCCCGCGCTTTTGGGTGCATGCCGTTTCCGTCGGTGAAGTCGTGGCTGCCAGCAGTGTAGTCGTGGCGTTGCGCCGTCGGTTTCCCGACGCGTGGGTGCTGTTGACGACGGTGACGGAAACGGGCATGGCGACGGCGCGCCAAAGGGTGCCGGCTGCTAACGCCTTCGCCTTTTTGCCCTTTGACCTTGCCCCTTTCCCGCGTTGGGCGATGGAACGGGTGCGCCCCGATGCGCTCATCTTGGTGGAAACGGAACTGTGGGGCAATTTGATGCACGCTGCCAAAACACATGGGGCACACATCGTTTTGGTCAACGGGCGCCTTTCGGATGCCACCTTTGCCCGGGCGCAAACGCCGCTGGGCAAACCGGTTTACCGCTGGCTGCTGAGCCACTTGGACCTTTGCCTGATGCGCAGCGACATGGACGCGGAACGGTTGCGCCAGTTGGGCGTGGCGCACGACCGCGTGCAAGTCATCGGCGATGTCAAATTGGACCAACCCCAAGTGGGGTTGAGCGAGGGGCAAAAGGCGATGCTGCGGTCGGAACTGGGGCTGTTCCGCGAGCATTTGCTGTGGGTCGCTGGCAGCACCCATGCAGGTGAAGAGGACGCCGTTTTACGCGCTTACCGGCGCCTATCGCCTCACCTGCCCGCCTTACGGTTGCTGCTTGCGCCCCGCCATGTGGAGCGGGTGGGAAGCGTGATGGCGACGGTGCAAGCGCATGGGCTCACGCCCTTGCGGCGGTCGCTGTGCAACGGCAAACCGCTGCGCGCTAACGAGGTCATCGTGCTGGACACAGTCGGTGAATTGGCACAACTTTATGGGTTGGCTGCCGTCGCGTTCGTCGGCGGAAGTCTCATCCCACGCGGCGGACACAACCTCATGGAGCCCTTGCTGCACGGCGTCCCCGTTTTGTTCGGTCCGCATGTGGACAACTTTCGCCCCCACGCGGAATTGTTGCGGCGCGAGGGATTGGGGTTTGGGGTGCGGGATGCCGAGGAGTTGGCGCAAACGGCGTGGAAGTTGCTGCGTTCGGAAGCGTTGCGGCAAACGATTGCATGGCAAGCGCAGCAACTGTTGGCGCGCCATCGCGGTGCCGCCAAACGCGCTGCCGATGCCATCGCCCAATTGCTGGCAGGGGAGGGGCCGAACGGAAGAACGAAGCCCATCGCACCCTTACGCGTTGAGCGGTGA